The Triticum dicoccoides isolate Atlit2015 ecotype Zavitan chromosome 6A, WEW_v2.0, whole genome shotgun sequence genome has a window encoding:
- the LOC119318831 gene encoding pathogenesis-related thaumatin-like protein 3.5, whose product MGSPSRAALVLALPLLCLLSGATMRAEAARMFTIINKCETTVWPAVTPGGSFGGGGFELKTGQSAVFTAPPAWSGRIWGRTDCAFDQAGTGKCGTGACGAALKCGASGDPPASLAEFTLATTDFYDVSLVDGFNLPITVTPVSGRGNCSVAGCDGDLRDTCPAELSVKGSNGKTAACRSACDVFNTDQYCCRGKFGGPSTCPPTPYSKKFKEACPSAYSYAYDDPSSLFQCSGADYVITFCANRKQSVCTHHNNKLECDASSRHLPIMSAMMLLVLLVSFVAL is encoded by the exons ATGGGTTCCCCGTCCAGAGCCGCCCTGGTGCTCGCGCTGCCTCTCCTTTGCCTCCTGTCAG GGGCGACGATGCGTGCGGAGGCGGCCAGGATGTTCACGATCATCAACAAGTGCGAGACGACGGTGTGGCCGGCGGTGACGCCGGGGGGCAGCTTCGGCGGGGGCGGGTTCGAGCTCAAGACGGGGCAGTCGGCCGTCTTCACGGCGCCGCCGGCGTGGTCGGGCCGCATCTGGGGCCGCACGGACTGCGCCTTCGACCAGGCCGGCACCGGCAAGTGCGGCACGGGCGCCTGCGGCGCGGCCCTCAAGTGCGGCGCGTCGGGCGACCCGCCGGCGAGCCTGGCCGAGTTCACGCTCGCCACCACGGACTTCTACGACGTGAGCCTCGTGGACGGCTTCAACCTGCCCATCACGGTGACCCCCGTGAGCGGGCGCGGCAACTGCTCCGTGGCCGGCTGCGACGGCGACCTCCGGGACACCTGCCCCGCCGAGCTCTCCGTGAAGGGCTCCAACGGGAAGACGGCGGCGTGCCGGAGCGCCTGCGACGTGTTCAACACCGACCAGTACTGCTGCCGCGGCAAGTTCGGGGGGCCGTCCACCTGCCCGCCCACGCCATACTCCAAGAAGTTCAAGGAGGCCTGCCCGTCGGCGTACAGCTACGCCTACGACGATCCCAGCAGCCTCTTCCAGTGCTCCGGCGCCGACTACGTCATCACCTTCTGCGCAAACAG gaagcaatcggtGTGCACGCACCACAACAACAAGCTCGAGTGCGATGCCTCAAGCCGACACCTGCCGATCATGTCCGCCATGATGCTGCTGGTGCTGCTCGTCAGCTTTGTGGCACTGTAG